A genome region from Ottowia testudinis includes the following:
- a CDS encoding multifunctional CCA addition/repair protein → MQVFMVGGAVRDRLLGLAVQDRDWVVVGATPEQMVAAGYLPVGKDFPVFLHPGTREEYALARTERKSGRGYKGFTVFTSPCVTIEEDLARRDLTINSIAARADWVSAGGQFDSKEGLIDPFGGQRDLQAKVLRHVTGAFREDPVRILRLARFAARFHDFSVAPETMALLREMVAGGEAGHLVPERVWQELSRGLMESHPARMFDVLRDSGALRVVLPELDRLWGVPQRAEYHPEVDTGVHVMMVLQMAARLYAPLPVRWACLMHDLGKGTTPPDLLPRHHDHETRSAELLQAVGERLRVPTDCTELAGVVAREHGHIHRSGELNAAALVRLLTRCDAFRKPARFADALLACECDARGRLGMEEDAYPQRPRLAAALAAAQGVDTASVAQAVMARGARGAAIGQAVTEARVRAVRAWLEDGAPAA, encoded by the coding sequence ATGCAAGTTTTCATGGTGGGTGGCGCGGTGCGCGACAGGCTGCTGGGGCTGGCCGTGCAGGATCGCGACTGGGTGGTGGTGGGCGCCACGCCCGAGCAAATGGTGGCTGCGGGGTATCTGCCGGTAGGCAAGGACTTCCCGGTGTTCCTGCACCCCGGCACGCGCGAGGAATACGCCCTGGCGCGCACCGAACGCAAAAGCGGCCGCGGCTACAAGGGTTTCACCGTCTTCACCAGCCCCTGCGTGACGATCGAGGAAGATCTGGCGCGGCGTGACTTAACTATCAATTCAATAGCTGCTCGCGCTGACTGGGTAAGCGCTGGTGGGCAATTTGATTCAAAAGAAGGTCTGATCGACCCCTTCGGCGGTCAGCGCGACCTGCAAGCCAAGGTGCTGCGCCACGTTACCGGCGCCTTCCGTGAAGACCCGGTGCGCATCCTGCGCCTGGCGCGATTCGCGGCGCGCTTTCACGACTTTTCCGTCGCGCCCGAAACCATGGCGCTGCTGCGCGAGATGGTGGCCGGCGGCGAAGCCGGCCACCTGGTGCCTGAGCGCGTGTGGCAAGAGCTGTCGCGCGGCCTGATGGAATCACACCCGGCGCGCATGTTCGACGTGCTGCGCGACAGTGGCGCCCTGCGCGTGGTGCTGCCCGAGCTGGACCGCCTGTGGGGCGTGCCCCAGCGCGCCGAATACCACCCCGAGGTGGACACCGGCGTGCACGTGATGATGGTGTTGCAAATGGCCGCGCGCCTGTATGCACCGCTGCCGGTGCGCTGGGCCTGCCTGATGCACGACCTGGGCAAGGGCACCACGCCGCCCGATCTGCTGCCGCGCCACCACGACCACGAAACGCGCAGCGCCGAGTTGCTGCAAGCCGTGGGCGAACGCCTGCGCGTGCCCACCGACTGCACCGAGCTGGCCGGCGTGGTGGCGCGCGAGCACGGTCACATCCACCGCAGCGGCGAGCTGAACGCCGCGGCGCTGGTGCGCCTGCTGACACGCTGCGACGCCTTTCGCAAGCCGGCGCGGTTTGCCGATGCGCTGCTGGCCTGCGAGTGCGACGCGCGCGGCCGCCTGGGGATGGAAGAAGACGCCTACCCGCAGCGCCCGCGGCTGGCTGCCGCGCTGGCTGCCGCGCAGGGCGTGGACACGGCCAGCGTGGCGCAGGCGGTGATGGCGCGCGGCGCGCGCGGTGCGGCCATCGGCCAAGCGGTGACCGAAGCGCGCGTTCGGGCGGTGCGCGCATGGCTCGAAGACGGCGCGCCGGCCGCCTGA
- a CDS encoding Crp/Fnr family transcriptional regulator — MKTDASTPPPRACADCRLRQLPCFLPVTLDELGFIQSCRQTVQAVAAGRAIIAEHHVSPRLYTLYAGWAFRYKTLADGRRQILNFLLPGDFIGLQGEFTDDATHGVEALTDTQLCVFGHDRLWDIFSQQPRLGYNVTWLCAREEQLVDDNLVTVGRRAAAERIAMLLIHLWRRAERLGHVDAQGAVDFPLTQQHIADALGLSLVHTNKTLRKLERIGLHEIKAGRLRLLELKALERMADYHARPMRQVPLI; from the coding sequence ATGAAAACCGATGCCTCCACCCCACCGCCCAGGGCCTGCGCCGACTGCCGGCTGCGCCAGTTGCCCTGTTTTCTGCCCGTCACGCTCGACGAGCTGGGCTTCATCCAGTCGTGCCGGCAAACGGTGCAAGCGGTGGCCGCCGGCCGCGCCATCATTGCCGAACACCATGTGTCGCCGCGGCTGTACACGCTGTACGCCGGCTGGGCGTTTCGCTATAAGACGCTGGCCGACGGGCGGCGCCAGATCCTCAACTTTCTGCTGCCGGGCGACTTCATCGGGCTGCAGGGCGAGTTCACCGACGATGCCACGCACGGCGTCGAGGCGCTGACCGACACGCAGCTGTGCGTATTCGGCCACGACCGGCTGTGGGACATTTTCAGCCAGCAGCCGCGCCTGGGCTACAACGTGACCTGGCTGTGCGCCCGCGAGGAACAACTGGTGGACGACAACCTGGTCACCGTCGGCCGGCGGGCGGCGGCCGAGCGCATCGCCATGCTGCTGATCCACCTGTGGCGCCGCGCCGAGCGGCTGGGCCACGTCGACGCGCAGGGTGCGGTGGATTTTCCGCTCACGCAACAACACATCGCCGACGCGCTGGGCCTGTCGCTGGTGCACACCAACAAGACCTTGCGCAAGCTGGAGCGCATCGGCCTGCACGAGATCAAGGCCGGGCGGCTGCGCCTGCTGGAACTCAAGGCGTTGGAACGCATGGCGGACTATCACGCCCGGCCGATGCGGCAGGTGCCGCTGATCTGA
- a CDS encoding TetR/AcrR family transcriptional regulator: protein MARPISASHDLRRDEILNVAAACFARQSYPATSMNHIAAECGTSKARLYHYYESKEAMLFDLLDRYTQKLLVIIGQVEARAQRRALDERATLHELIRAFLHEYETSATRHAALLGSTHFLGEQQREVILDRQRDIVAAVTRFLCRAYPDRLNARNQTAVAMTLFGMINWTFTWLRPAGPLSYAAFAEEVIGLLDGGLGRVA, encoded by the coding sequence ATGGCCCGCCCCATCTCGGCTTCACACGATCTGCGGCGCGACGAAATCCTGAACGTCGCGGCCGCCTGCTTTGCGCGGCAAAGCTACCCCGCCACCAGCATGAACCACATCGCTGCCGAATGCGGCACCTCGAAGGCGCGGCTCTACCACTATTACGAGAGCAAGGAGGCCATGCTGTTCGACCTGCTCGATCGTTACACGCAAAAGCTGCTGGTCATCATCGGCCAGGTCGAGGCGCGGGCGCAGCGGCGCGCGCTGGACGAGCGCGCCACGCTGCACGAGCTGATTCGCGCGTTCTTGCACGAATATGAAACCTCGGCCACGCGCCACGCCGCCCTGCTCGGCAGCACCCATTTTTTGGGCGAGCAGCAGCGCGAGGTGATCCTGGACCGCCAGCGCGACATCGTCGCCGCCGTCACGCGCTTTCTGTGCCGCGCCTACCCCGATCGGCTCAATGCGCGCAACCAGACCGCCGTCGCCATGACGCTGTTCGGCATGATCAACTGGACGTTCACCTGGCTGCGCCCCGCGGGCCCCTTGAGTTATGCCGCGTTCGCCGAAGAGGTGATCGGGTTGCTCGACGGCGGCCTGGGTCGCGTGGCATAG
- a CDS encoding ATP-binding cassette domain-containing protein, giving the protein MSLLTLINAQLAFGHVPLLDHADFALEAGERVGLIGRNGAGKSSLLRILGGMERPDDGELQLQGGVRVAFVAQEPLLQAEARVFDVVAVGLQTVQAWIDAYSSGMGDLDALQIQIEAQDGWNWRQRVQETLQRLRLDADDRVANLSGGTRKRVALAQALVTRPDVLLLDEPTNHLDLDAIQWLEELLIEFKGSVVVITHDRAFLDRVATRIVELDRGKLLSYPGNFSLHQQQKQEQLAQEAALNARADKLLAQEEVWIRKGVEARRTRAQGRVKRLQALRSTRAARRDVVGQVKLDVDAAVAGYQGKLVAELQNVGLAFGDKPIVKNLTTTVLRGDKIGLIGPNGAGKTTLLKLILGEIEPGSGVVRRGANLQVAYFDQMRAALQLDATLEDFISPGSEWIEIGGKRQHVKSYLGDFLFSPARAASPVRSLSGGERNRLLLARLFARPANVLVLDEPTNDLDIDTLDLLEDLLHAYEGTVFLVSHDRAFLDNVVTSTLAWDGPGQWREYEGGVQDWLAQSARWQAVRAAETAVTSTPISKEIEPPRLSANREQLSKTKLSYKDQRELDALPARIEALETEQADIRARLADGTLYQSDLPQAVALQARDNAIEDALMAALERWETLSR; this is encoded by the coding sequence ATGTCATTGCTCACTCTTATCAACGCCCAACTCGCCTTCGGCCACGTGCCGCTACTGGATCACGCGGACTTCGCGCTGGAAGCGGGCGAGCGTGTTGGATTGATCGGCCGCAATGGCGCGGGCAAGTCCTCGCTGCTGCGCATCTTGGGAGGGATGGAGCGCCCTGACGATGGTGAGCTTCAGTTGCAGGGTGGCGTGCGCGTCGCCTTTGTAGCGCAGGAGCCGTTGTTGCAGGCGGAAGCCCGGGTGTTCGATGTGGTGGCCGTGGGCTTGCAAACTGTTCAGGCATGGATCGATGCCTATTCGTCGGGAATGGGTGATCTCGATGCATTGCAGATTCAGATCGAAGCCCAGGACGGCTGGAATTGGCGCCAGCGTGTGCAAGAAACGCTGCAGCGCTTGCGGCTTGACGCCGATGACCGCGTGGCCAATCTGTCTGGCGGTACGCGCAAGCGCGTGGCCTTGGCGCAGGCCTTGGTGACGCGTCCCGATGTCTTGTTACTGGACGAACCCACCAACCACCTTGATCTGGACGCCATCCAATGGCTGGAGGAACTGCTGATTGAATTCAAGGGCAGTGTGGTGGTGATCACCCACGACCGCGCTTTTTTGGATCGGGTGGCCACGCGCATCGTGGAGCTCGATCGCGGCAAGCTGCTCTCTTATCCTGGCAACTTCAGCCTTCATCAACAACAGAAGCAAGAGCAACTGGCGCAGGAAGCGGCCCTGAACGCCCGGGCCGACAAACTGCTGGCGCAAGAAGAGGTCTGGATACGCAAGGGCGTGGAAGCGCGCCGCACCCGCGCGCAAGGGCGGGTCAAGCGCCTGCAAGCGCTGCGGTCGACGCGCGCAGCACGGCGTGACGTAGTCGGGCAGGTCAAGCTGGACGTCGATGCCGCGGTGGCCGGCTACCAGGGCAAGCTGGTGGCCGAGTTGCAAAACGTCGGTCTGGCGTTTGGCGACAAGCCCATCGTCAAGAACCTGACCACCACCGTGCTGCGCGGCGACAAGATCGGCCTGATCGGGCCCAACGGCGCGGGCAAGACCACCTTGCTCAAGCTGATCCTGGGCGAGATCGAGCCCGGCAGCGGGGTGGTTCGCCGCGGCGCCAACCTGCAGGTGGCGTATTTCGACCAGATGCGCGCGGCGCTGCAGCTCGACGCCACGCTGGAAGACTTCATCAGCCCGGGCAGCGAATGGATCGAGATCGGCGGCAAACGCCAGCATGTCAAAAGCTATTTGGGCGACTTTCTGTTCAGCCCGGCGCGCGCGGCCTCGCCCGTGCGCAGCTTGAGCGGCGGCGAGCGCAACCGCCTGCTGCTCGCGCGCCTGTTTGCGCGCCCAGCCAACGTCCTGGTGCTGGACGAGCCCACCAACGACCTGGACATCGACACGCTCGATCTGCTGGAAGACCTGTTGCACGCCTACGAAGGCACGGTGTTCCTGGTCAGCCACGACCGCGCATTTCTCGACAACGTGGTCACCAGCACGTTGGCCTGGGACGGGCCTGGCCAATGGCGTGAATATGAAGGCGGCGTGCAGGACTGGTTGGCGCAAAGCGCGCGCTGGCAAGCCGTGCGCGCCGCCGAGACGGCCGTTACCTCCACACCCATTTCAAAAGAAATCGAGCCCCCGCGCTTGTCAGCAAATCGCGAGCAGCTATCAAAAACGAAGTTGAGCTACAAAGACCAGCGCGAGCTGGATGCCCTGCCCGCGCGCATCGAGGCACTGGAAACCGAGCAGGCGGACATTCGCGCCCGCCTGGCCGACGGCACGCTGTATCAGTCCGATCTGCCGCAGGCGGTGGCGTTGCAGGCGCGCGACAACGCCATCGAGGATGCGTTGATGGCGGCGCTGGAGCGCTGGGAAACGCTGAGCCGGTAG
- a CDS encoding ABC transporter ATP-binding protein: protein MIAISMPPEVPLAIDVRGLTKRYGPRVVVDDVALQVRAGRICGFLGPNGSGKTTTIRMLCGLLTPDGGAGTVLGLDVRRDALAIRRQVGYMTQKFGLYEDLSIRQNLTFIARLFALPDRGRAVDDALARLGLAERQHQLAGALSGGWKQRLALAACLIHQPRLLLLDEPTAGVDPKARRDFWDQIHQLAAQGITVLVSTHYMDEAERCHELVYIAYGRVLARGTEAEIVAAAGLTVFEVAGPLEAVRTDALKAAPGVQSVAAFGNAVHVAGRDGALIQQAVAPLAALPGITVRRASANLEDVFISLIGQAQDNFASAPGATKS from the coding sequence ATGATAGCGATCTCGATGCCGCCCGAGGTGCCGCTGGCGATTGACGTGCGCGGCCTGACCAAGCGCTACGGCCCGCGCGTGGTGGTGGACGACGTCGCGCTGCAGGTGCGCGCCGGCCGCATCTGCGGCTTTCTCGGCCCCAACGGCAGCGGCAAGACGACCACCATCCGCATGCTGTGCGGCCTGCTCACGCCCGATGGCGGCGCCGGCACGGTGCTGGGGCTGGACGTGCGGCGCGACGCGCTGGCGATTCGCCGCCAGGTCGGCTACATGACGCAGAAGTTCGGCCTGTACGAGGATTTGTCGATCCGCCAGAACCTGACCTTCATCGCCCGCCTGTTCGCGCTGCCCGATCGCGGGCGGGCCGTGGACGACGCGCTGGCGCGGCTGGGCCTGGCCGAGCGCCAGCACCAGCTGGCCGGCGCGCTCTCGGGCGGCTGGAAGCAGCGCCTGGCGCTGGCCGCCTGCCTGATCCACCAGCCGCGCCTGCTGCTGCTGGACGAGCCGACGGCCGGCGTCGACCCGAAGGCGCGGCGCGACTTCTGGGACCAGATCCACCAGCTGGCTGCGCAGGGCATCACGGTGCTGGTGTCGACCCACTACATGGACGAGGCCGAGCGCTGCCACGAGCTGGTCTACATCGCCTACGGCCGCGTGCTGGCGCGCGGCACCGAGGCCGAGATCGTGGCCGCCGCCGGGTTGACGGTGTTCGAGGTGGCCGGCCCGCTGGAGGCGGTGCGCACCGATGCCCTCAAGGCCGCGCCCGGCGTGCAGAGCGTGGCCGCCTTCGGCAACGCCGTGCACGTGGCCGGCCGCGATGGCGCGTTGATCCAGCAGGCGGTGGCGCCGCTGGCGGCGCTGCCGGGCATCACCGTGCGGCGCGCCTCGGCCAACCTGGAGGACGTCTTCATCAGCCTGATCGGGCAGGCGCAGGACAACTTCGCCAGTGCCCCGGGCGCTACAAAATCATGA
- a CDS encoding HlyD family secretion protein — protein MSAPVARRAARLATLAAAAVLAGCGEPPAAGWSGYAEGEHLYVAAPVAGRLRQLAVRAGDTVAAGAPLFALDGQPERDATAAAQAQLDAAQAQAANLQTGRRPDEIAQIAAQLAQAEAQAALTQADAQRKQALVASGAVTRSEADAARTAAEQGRQRVGELQAALRSARQPAREHERAAARAQARAAESALAQQRWREGQTAQPAPAAGQVTDTYFRPGEWVGAGQPVVALLPPDRIKALFFVPEPALAGLRPGQRVQLACDGCGAPIAARITHMASEAEYTPPVIYSNAQRAKLVFRVEAQPEAADAARLKPGLPLDVRPAPGS, from the coding sequence GTGAGCGCGCCCGTCGCCCGCCGGGCGGCGCGGCTGGCCACGCTGGCCGCGGCCGCCGTGCTGGCCGGCTGCGGCGAGCCGCCCGCGGCTGGCTGGAGCGGCTATGCCGAGGGCGAACATCTTTACGTTGCCGCGCCCGTGGCCGGCCGCCTGCGGCAGCTGGCGGTGCGCGCGGGCGACACGGTGGCGGCCGGGGCGCCGCTGTTCGCGCTGGACGGCCAGCCCGAGCGCGACGCCACCGCCGCCGCGCAGGCCCAGCTGGATGCGGCCCAGGCCCAGGCCGCCAATCTGCAAACCGGGCGGCGCCCCGACGAGATCGCGCAGATCGCGGCACAGCTGGCGCAAGCCGAGGCCCAGGCCGCGCTGACGCAGGCCGACGCGCAGCGCAAGCAGGCGCTGGTGGCATCCGGCGCGGTGACGCGCAGCGAGGCCGACGCCGCGCGCACGGCGGCCGAGCAGGGGCGCCAGCGCGTGGGCGAACTGCAGGCCGCGCTGCGCAGCGCGCGCCAGCCCGCGCGCGAGCACGAGCGCGCCGCCGCCCGGGCGCAGGCGCGCGCCGCCGAAAGCGCGCTGGCGCAGCAGCGCTGGCGCGAGGGGCAGACGGCGCAGCCCGCGCCCGCCGCCGGCCAGGTTACCGACACCTACTTTCGCCCCGGCGAATGGGTGGGCGCCGGCCAGCCGGTGGTGGCGCTGCTGCCGCCCGATCGCATCAAGGCGCTTTTTTTCGTGCCCGAGCCGGCGCTGGCCGGGCTGCGGCCGGGCCAGCGCGTGCAGCTGGCGTGCGACGGCTGCGGCGCGCCGATTGCCGCGCGCATCACGCACATGGCCAGCGAGGCCGAGTACACGCCGCCGGTGATCTATTCGAACGCGCAGCGCGCCAAGCTGGTCTTCAGGGTCGAGGCGCAACCTGAAGCCGCCGACGCCGCGCGCCTGAAGCCCGGCCTGCCGCTGGATGTGCGGCCGGCGCCGGGATCATGA
- the glmU gene encoding bifunctional UDP-N-acetylglucosamine diphosphorylase/glucosamine-1-phosphate N-acetyltransferase GlmU — protein sequence MSAIDVVIMAAGKGTRMKSRLPKVLHRLAGRPLLAHVLASAAALGARSAVVVTGHGATEVEAFCASWAGASGQNHPEIALRHARQEPQLGTGHAVQQAAPQLPGDGVTLVLNGDVPLVRPDTLRRLLALAADDAIALLTVDTGDDAGAYGRILRGAAEPDGDIPVRAIVEAKDASPDELAVTEWYSGVMAAPTRLLKKYLALLTDDNAQKEFYLTDVVKHAVADGTPVLALKIDDAVEVAGVNSPLQLAELERQVQQAQARRLMTDGVRLADPARFDLRGQLDCGQDVEIDVGCIFEGAVSLGDGVRIGAHCVIANAKIEAGAVIHPFTHIDGGKEGVVVGPGALVGPYARLRPGAELGPEVHIGNFVEVKNSTLAAGAKANHLAYLGDATVGERVNYGAGSITANYDGAHKHRTVIEADAHVGSNCVLVAPVTIGAGGTVGGGSTITKNTPPGALSVARGKQVSIAGWARPVKK from the coding sequence ATGAGCGCCATCGACGTCGTCATCATGGCCGCGGGCAAGGGCACGCGCATGAAAAGCCGCCTGCCCAAGGTGCTGCACCGGCTGGCCGGGCGCCCGCTGCTGGCGCACGTGCTGGCCAGCGCGGCGGCGCTGGGGGCGCGCTCGGCGGTCGTGGTGACGGGCCATGGTGCTACGGAAGTTGAAGCGTTTTGCGCAAGCTGGGCGGGCGCCAGCGGCCAGAATCACCCGGAAATCGCGCTGCGCCACGCGCGCCAGGAGCCGCAGCTGGGCACCGGCCACGCGGTGCAGCAGGCCGCGCCCCAGTTGCCGGGCGACGGCGTAACCCTGGTGCTGAACGGCGACGTGCCGCTGGTGCGGCCAGACACCCTGCGCCGCCTGCTGGCGCTGGCTGCCGATGATGCGATCGCGCTGCTTACGGTGGACACGGGCGACGACGCCGGCGCCTATGGCCGCATCCTGCGCGGCGCGGCCGAGCCCGATGGCGACATCCCGGTGCGCGCCATCGTCGAAGCCAAGGACGCCTCGCCCGACGAGCTGGCCGTCACCGAGTGGTACAGCGGCGTCATGGCCGCGCCGACGCGCCTGCTCAAAAAATACCTGGCGCTGCTGACCGACGACAACGCGCAGAAGGAGTTCTACCTGACCGACGTCGTCAAACACGCCGTGGCGGACGGCACGCCCGTGCTGGCGCTGAAGATCGACGACGCGGTGGAGGTGGCCGGCGTCAACAGCCCGCTACAACTTGCAGAGCTGGAGCGGCAGGTACAGCAAGCGCAGGCGCGCCGTTTGATGACAGATGGCGTGCGCCTGGCCGACCCGGCGCGCTTCGACCTGCGTGGCCAGCTCGATTGCGGGCAGGACGTGGAAATCGACGTCGGCTGCATCTTCGAGGGCGCGGTGTCGCTGGGCGACGGCGTGCGCATCGGTGCGCACTGCGTGATCGCCAACGCGAAGATCGAGGCGGGCGCGGTGATCCACCCCTTCACGCACATCGACGGTGGCAAGGAAGGTGTGGTGGTCGGGCCCGGCGCGCTGGTCGGCCCGTATGCCCGGCTGCGCCCGGGCGCCGAGCTGGGGCCTGAAGTGCACATCGGCAACTTCGTGGAGGTGAAGAATTCGACGCTGGCCGCCGGCGCCAAGGCCAACCACCTGGCCTACCTGGGCGATGCCACGGTGGGCGAGCGCGTGAACTACGGCGCCGGCAGCATCACCGCCAACTACGACGGCGCCCACAAGCACCGCACCGTGATCGAGGCCGACGCGCACGTCGGCAGCAACTGCGTGCTGGTGGCGCCCGTCACCATTGGCGCCGGCGGCACGGTGGGCGGCGGCTCGACCATCACCAAAAATACGCCGCCGGGTGCTTTGAGCGTGGCGCGCGGCAAGCAGGTGAGCATCGCGGGCTGGGCGCGGCCGGTGAAGAAGTGA
- a CDS encoding TetR/AcrR family transcriptional regulator yields the protein MVRPSRQIDEALLASGAALYPRLGCAGLSVRAVAAHAGVAPGMFHYHFESKQDFLRQLLQRFYEDLFSQLEVPTAQPGAPLDRLHAALCAMARFLRQHAAELRRVLADAEAGEAVARDFLRRNMPRHLRLLLGLLAEAEAAGQIGAQPPLLRMTFVLGAVVAPVLVGSVVQQAGFLPAPARAQVAPQVLSDEAIALRAELALRALAAKGPA from the coding sequence ATGGTTCGCCCATCCCGCCAGATCGACGAGGCGCTGCTGGCCAGCGGCGCAGCGCTGTACCCGCGGCTGGGCTGCGCCGGCCTGTCGGTGCGCGCCGTGGCGGCGCACGCGGGCGTCGCGCCCGGCATGTTCCACTACCACTTCGAGAGCAAGCAGGACTTTCTGCGCCAGCTGCTGCAGCGCTTCTATGAAGATCTGTTCAGCCAGCTTGAGGTGCCCACCGCGCAGCCGGGGGCGCCGCTCGATCGCCTGCACGCCGCGCTGTGCGCCATGGCCCGCTTCTTGCGCCAGCACGCCGCCGAGCTGCGCCGCGTGCTGGCCGATGCCGAGGCCGGTGAGGCGGTGGCGCGTGACTTCCTGCGCCGCAACATGCCGCGCCACTTGCGGCTGCTGCTCGGCCTGCTGGCCGAGGCCGAAGCCGCCGGCCAGATCGGCGCGCAGCCGCCGCTCTTGCGCATGACCTTCGTGCTGGGCGCGGTGGTGGCGCCGGTGCTGGTCGGCTCGGTGGTGCAGCAGGCGGGTTTTCTGCCCGCGCCGGCGCGCGCGCAGGTCGCGCCCCAGGTGCTGTCGGACGAGGCCATTGCCTTGCGCGCCGAGCTGGCGCTGCGTGCGCTGGCCGCGAAGGGGCCCGCGTGA
- a CDS encoding ABC transporter permease has product MSWPRLSAGRTAAIFFKEFQQILRDRLTFAMAVMIPVMQLVLFGYAINTDPKHLPTAIVAAGQGPLVRSLTTALQNTGYFDVVQTGGSEAAADEAMQRGQVQFIIAVPPRFERDLLRGQRPVLYVAADATDPAAAGNAIAALNLVAAQALRHDLQGPLAALRGTPAPFEVRVHRRYNPEGLSRVNIVPGLIGTILTMTMIMFTALAMTRERERGTMENLLATPVRPAEVMLGKILPYVVIGYGQLVVILGAAWLLFSVPMVGSFALLLAMIGVFIVANLAVGFTFSTLARNQLQAVQMTLFFFLPSILLSGFMFPFRGMPRWAQWIGEVLPLTHFLRIVRGIMLKGSTLGELLPELWALLAFTAVVSGVALLRYRQTLD; this is encoded by the coding sequence ATGAGCTGGCCGCGCTTGTCAGCCGGGCGCACGGCGGCGATTTTCTTCAAGGAATTTCAGCAGATCCTGCGCGACCGCCTCACTTTTGCCATGGCGGTGATGATTCCGGTGATGCAGCTGGTGCTGTTCGGCTACGCCATCAACACCGACCCCAAGCACCTGCCCACGGCCATCGTCGCCGCCGGCCAGGGGCCGCTGGTGCGCAGCCTGACCACCGCGCTGCAGAACACCGGCTATTTCGACGTCGTGCAGACCGGCGGCAGCGAGGCGGCGGCCGACGAGGCCATGCAGCGCGGCCAGGTGCAGTTCATCATCGCCGTGCCGCCCCGATTCGAGCGCGATCTGCTGCGCGGCCAGCGGCCGGTGCTGTACGTGGCGGCCGACGCCACCGACCCGGCCGCCGCCGGCAACGCCATCGCCGCGCTCAATCTGGTGGCGGCGCAGGCGCTGCGGCACGACCTGCAGGGGCCGCTGGCCGCGCTGCGCGGCACGCCGGCGCCGTTCGAGGTGCGCGTCCACCGCCGCTACAACCCTGAGGGGCTCTCGCGCGTCAACATCGTGCCGGGCCTGATCGGCACCATCCTGACGATGACGATGATCATGTTCACCGCCCTGGCGATGACGCGCGAGCGCGAACGCGGCACCATGGAAAACCTGCTGGCCACGCCGGTGCGCCCCGCCGAGGTGATGCTTGGCAAGATCCTGCCCTACGTGGTGATCGGCTATGGGCAGCTGGTGGTGATCCTGGGCGCGGCGTGGCTGCTGTTCAGCGTGCCGATGGTGGGCAGCTTTGCGCTGCTGCTGGCGATGATCGGCGTCTTCATCGTCGCCAACCTGGCGGTCGGCTTCACCTTCAGCACGCTGGCGCGCAACCAGCTGCAGGCGGTGCAGATGACGCTGTTCTTCTTTCTGCCCTCCATCCTGCTGTCGGGCTTCATGTTTCCGTTTCGCGGCATGCCGCGCTGGGCCCAGTGGATCGGCGAGGTGCTGCCGCTGACGCATTTCCTGCGCATCGTGCGCGGCATCATGCTCAAGGGCAGCACGCTGGGCGAGCTGCTGCCCGAGCTGTGGGCACTGCTGGCTTTCACCGCCGTGGTCAGCGGCGTGGCGCTGCTGCGCTATCGGCAGACGCTGGATTGA